In Candidatus Nitrosarchaeum limnium SFB1, the following proteins share a genomic window:
- a CDS encoding hypothetical protein (F393466_19 membrane protein): MTQFIPTSVIFFGYWVILEYLKGQTIGKKILNLKITNMYGKKPDLKGILISSFGKAFLLPIDVGLGWIFTNEMRQRIFNKIGDTIIIKIKEQDQNTDNIKYKKD; encoded by the coding sequence ATGACACAATTTATTCCAACAAGCGTGATCTTTTTTGGATATTGGGTAATTTTGGAATATCTGAAAGGTCAAACAATTGGAAAAAAGATCCTAAATTTAAAAATTACAAACATGTATGGTAAAAAACCAGATTTGAAGGGCATTTTAATCAGTAGTTTTGGAAAAGCATTTCTTCTTCCAATTGATGTTGGATTAGGTTGGATTTTTACCAATGAAATGCGTCAGAGAATTTTTAATAAGATTGGCGATACAATAATTATTAAAATAAAAGAACAGGATCAAAATACAGACAATATAAAATACAAAAAAGATTAG
- a CDS encoding methyltransferase type 11 — protein sequence MQLATGGTMLNFGYWMENTNDPLSAQKNLCSYFGKLAELEKAKNLVDVGSGLSAPAIFWRDKYEKLDLFCININYDQLSFSGPQKNIHFFNSTSTKLPFADNSVDRVLALESSQHFKPLKDFILESKRILKSNGILTLAIPVTMQNASIMKLGILKFTWSSEHYELEFVKKLVGSIGFKINDEKLIGKEVYVPLANYYIKNRDEIKKLILKKYPKFVEQILFTSMLKMKKASEKNTIEYVVLKCSL from the coding sequence ATGCAGCTTGCAACTGGTGGAACAATGCTGAATTTTGGATATTGGATGGAAAACACTAATGATCCTCTATCTGCACAAAAAAATCTCTGCTCATATTTTGGCAAATTGGCAGAACTGGAAAAAGCAAAAAACTTAGTTGATGTTGGAAGTGGATTATCTGCACCAGCGATTTTTTGGAGAGATAAGTATGAAAAATTGGATTTATTTTGTATAAATATTAATTATGACCAACTATCTTTTTCTGGTCCACAAAAAAATATCCACTTTTTTAATTCCACATCAACAAAATTGCCTTTTGCTGATAACTCTGTAGACCGTGTTTTGGCTTTAGAATCATCACAGCATTTCAAACCTCTAAAAGATTTTATTTTAGAATCTAAACGAATTCTAAAATCTAATGGCATCTTGACTTTGGCAATCCCTGTAACTATGCAAAATGCATCAATTATGAAACTGGGGATTCTGAAATTTACTTGGTCTTCTGAACATTATGAGTTAGAATTTGTAAAAAAACTCGTAGGTTCTATTGGTTTTAAAATTAATGATGAAAAATTAATTGGAAAAGAAGTTTATGTTCCACTTGCTAATTATTATATCAAAAATAGGGATGAAATCAAAAAATTGATTTTAAAAAAATACCCAAAATTTGTTGAACAAATCCTATTCACATCAATGCTTAAAATGAAAAAAGCTTCTGAAAAAAATACAATTGAATATGTTGTTTTAAAATGTAGTCTTTAA
- a CDS encoding peptide methionine sulfoxide reductase, producing the protein MKATFGAGCFWHVEDLLRKTKGVKSTQVGYIGGKLSNPTYEEVCTDTTGHAEAVQVEYDPNEISYDELLQVFWNNHDPTTLNRQGPDIGNQYRSAIFFHDEEQKKIAQKSKEELEKSGKLHKPIVTEIVPAPTFYKAEEYHQKYFQKHGLS; encoded by the coding sequence ATGAAGGCAACATTTGGCGCTGGATGTTTTTGGCATGTTGAAGATTTACTTCGTAAAACCAAAGGTGTGAAATCAACACAGGTGGGTTACATTGGAGGGAAATTATCAAATCCCACATATGAAGAAGTTTGTACTGATACAACTGGACATGCAGAGGCAGTCCAAGTTGAATATGATCCCAATGAAATTTCTTATGATGAGTTACTCCAAGTGTTTTGGAATAATCATGATCCTACCACCTTGAATCGGCAAGGACCTGATATTGGTAACCAATATCGTTCAGCTATATTTTTTCACGATGAAGAACAAAAAAAGATTGCACAGAAATCTAAAGAAGAATTAGAAAAGTCAGGTAAATTACATAAACCAATTGTAACTGAAATTGTTCCAGCTCCCACATTCTACAAAGCTGAAGAATACCATCAAAAATATTTCCAAAAACACGGATTATCTTAA
- a CDS encoding hypothetical protein (hypothetical protein Nmar_0996), giving the protein MSTQNDAALKLYHEKCSQLLKESEIRFAGIVDKNGDLISGGFKEGLVPYEDDETRLHSFLKFVSQFSIRKDFDDSLGPINYLAARRDKAVLVSFPFPITQILLLISAEPTANIENLAKKVVEIFTNVN; this is encoded by the coding sequence ATGTCTACTCAAAATGACGCTGCACTAAAGCTTTATCATGAAAAATGTTCTCAATTACTAAAAGAATCTGAAATTAGATTTGCTGGAATTGTTGATAAAAATGGTGATCTGATCTCTGGTGGTTTTAAAGAGGGACTAGTTCCATACGAAGACGATGAAACTCGCCTTCATTCATTTTTAAAATTTGTATCACAGTTTTCTATTCGAAAAGATTTTGATGACAGTTTAGGTCCTATTAACTATCTTGCAGCTAGAAGAGACAAAGCAGTTTTGGTAAGTTTTCCATTTCCAATTACACAAATATTACTTTTAATTTCTGCAGAACCTACTGCTAATATTGAAAATCTAGCCAAAAAAGTAGTTGAAATTTTTACAAATGTTAATTGA